The DNA window CCTGAAATGCCATTCAGCACAAACATAAAAAGAAACATAAGGGATGATATTTAGTTAAATCTTCGATTTAGGATCTTAGAAGCCATTAATGCGTAAATTTTATAACATCCATAAAACACCAAGTTTAACATTTAATTGGGTTAAGCATTCAACTTTTCCAGCTTAATTCGACAAGGCTGTAAATAAGTTACAAACTACAAGATGAATATAAGGTCAGGGAGAATATCAGATGTAAATGTATAAGAAACATACAAGGTCCCTGTTTCATGGCTATATACTGTCTAAAAAGGTAACAAAGGAAATGAAAGAGATCACAGCTAAGTTACTTGGACTCAGGTGTGTCCGACACAGGTATGTGTAAATTTTTTCCACAATTTGCATGTACATAAAAAATCCTAGGAGCATCATATTCTTCTACCCATGTTGGGTATGTAACAAATCATGAAGAGTTGAGCAACATAAGATGCCAAATAAAGGAGGATTTGTTCTTTTAGACCAGCTGATGTGAGTACCTACACAAAAGGAAGAGTTTTTTTGAAGAAAGTTCTAGATGAAATCATCTAATGAAACACTTTTCAAGTGAGCCAAAAAGCCCAGGTAATCCATTCAATCATTCTGGCCACTTAGAAGACACTGATCTAAAATTTGGGTTCTATTTCTTGCTTCttgtttattcattttaattgctTAGGGAAAGGATGAGGTTTAACATACTCCTGCACTTGATGAAAGGTTAACCCAATAAATGAGTACGTTTCTGTTTCAGTCAACTTTTGTGCTTCAATAACTTAACAGAACTTGTCTGACATTAGGCATATATTTGGTAGACTATAACTATGAAAACATTTGTTGTGTAAGATTGAATGGAAGAGTGACTTATGATGGTGATCATATGGCATCACATTTATAACGGTAGTGATAAAAGGTGTGAGACAATACCTCAAGTGCACTCTGCACTGAACTCGGAGTCTCAaatttgacaaaaccaaaagtgAACCCCTGCTGCAGGAAGCAAGAAATACATGTAGCAGTAAGAACTGAGAATTTGAACTAGAAATGTCAAATAGGAAGCAGAAGGCCAAATTGATATATTAGTTAACCTTGTTACTTCTGACTTGGATGCCATTGCGCTTAATAGGTCCAAATTTTTTGAATGCCTCCTCAAGTTGTGCAGGTGTTGCATTATAAGGTAAATTCCGTACATATATGGAGTGTCCTTCAGCTTTGGTAAGAAGAAAGCACGTGAggttatattttaaaacaacaaAGAATCCGCATTAAGCAtatcaagaggaaagaaaatagatATGACATAAAATTAACCATGTCAAAATCAAGTACATCTTCTTTACTCCCTTATCGGATAATTGATTAAAATTGAAAAGATAAGGATCTAGCTTCATCAAACAAAGAGGACAGCGGATGTTACTCGGACTCAAGTGTTAGTGTCAAATATTGGCAAGTGTCCAGCACAGGTATGTTCATTTCTTTCCGAGTGTTTCCATGTATTTGGAAGATATTTAGAAGGTTATACCCCTATAACCTATGTCTCGATATGCGTTGGATATGGTTACTTCatgaaaaatgaagagttggagTGACACGGAGAACACTTATTCTTCTATTAGCCATAAATGAAATTACAATTACCTTCCTCGTTTTCGTTGCTACTTTCAGGTGCACTATCACTATTAGGTACTGCTACTATTGGTGCTACTGGAGCAGGTTTTGCAGAAACATTTGATCGTTGCTCTGCAGGTACCACCCTTGCATATCTGGTAGTAACATTGACCTGAGTAGGTGGTGCATTACTTTTCATCACTTTGACCTAATATATAATTCAGTGAGTTCAATCAAACATCAAAGGAACCACTAAAATATCAACAGAAAGATAAAAGGAATTAACGTTAACTCACAATTGATGCATAGGTTTTCTTTGGAGCATCTTCTAGAACTGCAGGAGTTGAATCATCAACCACAACACTCTCATTCTGATTGAGAACTTTTTGAGGCTCAACAACCTCTTCTTCAATTACTGAACCTTCCTCCTCATCTGAGGGGTCACAAACTTCAGCACCATTATTAATATCTTCGTCCTCAGGATAAGTTAATGGGTCCTCCACAGGGTGGTCATTAGAGGGCTCTGGAAGCAAAATTTAAATCAATTCCATGATTTGAGCGTGTCGAAAATACTACCGCAATGcctaaaaagaaaagaatcagGTCAAACCTGGTTCAGATGTCAAGACAGATGTTGAAGCCCGTTCGCTGACGCCATTAACTGGAATAGTGTTTTGCAACTCGTTGTCTTCAATGTACCTGAAAATATCATTTAAGACAAAGTAGCCTTTGTCTTGTGGAGCTAGAAAGAAGGTTTGAGTGAACTTCCTTCTAATATTATCTTTCCCTGTTAAGCATCCAGTTACCACTACAATGACCCCTTTCTCAAAAGAGTCCTGAGCATCTGCAGTTTTTATCTCTGCTGTATAGTCCTGGTAATTCAGCGATAGTACCTTCTCATTAATTGCCTGCTCCAAAGCAAATACCAGTGCACTAGTCAATAGAACCACGTTAAAGCTAAGTTATAATTTAAAGAATGTctattcaatttataaaatttaacattactGTATCAAATATATCTCCACAAACAAACATTAAAAATATCCATTCCTAAAGTTTAGCATATCCACCAAAGAAGCCATTAAAAGCTTCACCTAGGAAGGCTAAACATCCATACTTTTCGAAGTAGATTTTTCAATAGAATTACAAATTTTCAGAAATTATTCTCAAAAACTTGTTATCAACTTAGTCTAGCAACAGCATCTCCCACACAAAGGCCATACATTTTTGAATTCTTGATTACAATATGATAATGACTCCTGCCCCCTTCAAATGGGAAATTACTCCTGGCTAAACTTACTTGCATTGTTGTTACTGTAGCCATGTTGCCGACCATATCTGGCCGACTTAAACAACTTGAATCTTGATAAAATCTGTGCACCAGATTGGGTGATTGGTGAAGAATATGGTAATACTGCTCCACAAAAGCATTTCCAACAACTTGAGCACTGGGAGTATGAGTGTCAGCAGGACTTCCTTCCTGCATGGCCATCTGCACATGATATTCAAGTAACCGATAAACGAAACTTCAACTAATTATCATTTCATGACAACAGAAAATGAAGCATGAAAGAAAAGTACTTTTTGCAAGTAATGTTTAGAAATTACACTAAACATGAGAGTAGAGATCAATGAAATGTTTGCATAAACCCAAATGCCGAAAGCTCAACAAGCAAAGTGCGGATATTCAATCGCCTAGACAACTTTGACCAGAATAAAGCAGAACAAGAAGACATAAAGATGTTAAGAAACAAACCCTTTTTCCACCATAAAGCTAATTTACAATCTAAGAGATCTTTGTGCTAACATTAGACACTATACTATCAATTTTCAATCAATAAACAACTAACAATAAATACCCATCACTTGAAACAAACTCTTTATAAAGATATAAGGCATAGACATAGTTCTTTCAATCTACAAACAACTAggacaatttaataaataaaagaaaacccaaaaagaacccttttaacagaaataaatagtatgaagcatatttaacaacaaaattcaacaggaaaaaaaagaacaagatTTTGCAAGGGATTAGCATATCAATAAAATACTGTAGCTATAACGATCAAATAGAGATCGATTGGAATCAATGATATGGGGAAAGCAATATCAAAAGTACCAGATTCGTGGGTGATTTGAGCTTAAGAGGGTGAGCGCAAGAAAGATTTGTGAGCTTTCAATAAAGCAGAGAGTGAGTGAGCGAAGCCCCAAACTGAAAAACGGGATGCGTTGCGTACGAATTAGGAAATGCGAAGGACAATAGCTACTTAGCAAGCAATGCCAAAGAGAAGATACTGAtattaaaaatgtgaaaatcgttttttctttctttttatttcgtcCAAAGCCCATATATAGAGGTGTTCATCGTCGGATCTAAGCCCAATTCCAGAAAAAATTTCAGGCCGGTTCCGAGCTCAGCTCATCAACTAATTCATCCCatggttttaaaaaattaataataaatatcttattttaatttaattttaaatttttgttatttttgaataGTAAACGAGCTGGTCTAAAACTAAAAAACCTTAACTCAAGCGCAGtcatgatattaacatactttatgctCGTTCAAATTTGATTCGGCCCGAAATATGAACCTAAGATTTTATTCGAACTCGCTCATATTTGTAAATGACTAACTCAAACTCATTTTAAGCTTGCCTATTttatttagggtgagtttggatgagcggtgcgtttacctgcgattagtgtaaaaacagcgatggcggtgagattagatactgtagcgacactgtagcgtgagacaaaaagtaagctaaacgcaccgcaccgcacccaaccgcccatccaaacccacccctAATATACAtagattattttaaatttaatatttcctcttttattaaaattttatatgtatacatCTTAATATTatagatttagtttttatatgttatgaattatataatatattataaacataaaaagtGGGTTAAATATAATAAGAACCTACAATgagattaatatttaaaaaatatttaattaaattcatttaacaaagacaatagttttttttatatattttttatgtaaaatttataataaataaataaatttaaacttacCGCATGAGACagccatttttaaaaaatttctaccaaaaataatatttttttcacccaataaaaagaatataaaaaaaagtatttggttcgctgtattggattagaggtgtattggattagaggtgtattggattagaggtataatggaatagatgtgtaatagcaaatcaactgtttggttgaatgtaatggaatagaggcgtaatagtaaaactgtgtttggttgaatgtaatagaggtgtaatagcataatggagaaaactaaaatgaccagaatacccttagcataaatttgttttggtaaatgattattgttattgttatttaaattttaataagattatttattaccaaaaataaataatttaatcatatttaaacataattattatttaatatattttaattaaaatatataatttaataaaattcttaataattagcagaaatttgttttggtaaattattttatttaaattttaataagattattaatatcaataataaataatttaatcatatttaaacataattattattaaatatattttaattaaaatatataatttaataaaattcttaataattaatattcttatatgaatttactcaaatcataatatatgatactgtaaaatataaattaaaataataataattaaatatattataattaaaatatataatttaataaaattcttaataattaatagtcttatatgaatttactcaaatcataatatatgatactataaaagaaaatttgaaataattaatattaaatatattttaattaaaatatatgatttaataaaatttaaaataattataactaataaattatattttatgaatttgtataatttaaaataataattattacatataatttaattattacatataaaattagtttaattaaggtaacctaagtttaaaacaaataaaataaagaatgaggATTTGGTTTAGTGTATTAAGTATATCTATTTTGTTGACAAATCTAAACTAAGCTTTTTCTAATGACTAGATCGAAAGGGTGAAGAACCCCAATAAACAAGAACAAGTATAACTATTGTTTTCTATGTCACTGTGATCTTCTAATGCAATCCTATAACTAGGAAGAACCGCATATAATTGGTTGGATTGCGGCTTTGAGATCATCGTAAAATCTTTGCTCCGAAAATCTGCTAGCTCTTCTCCTTGCTGCTGTAGCTATCTTGAGTCTTTCAGACTCGGGCATCTTCACGATTTTCAAGACTGCATCTGCATATTCTTCTACATTTTGAGCAAGAAATCCTGTTTGTGTCCATCTTCATCTAAAACAATGTCCATTTTCGGGCCAGCAGAACTATGAGCTGAGGGGAGTCGAGCAAAAtgaatatcattttaaaaacatttttaaaatggaaaacaaaagtaGCTCGAATCAGAAATTATAATATCAGTTGCCATGCTAGCTCACCTATAGGTATGGCTCCTGCAGCCATGTACTCTACAACACTAATGCAAACTGTAAACTGGTAAGAAATCACAGCCATGTACTCCTGCAGCCATGTACTCCTGCAGCTCctgagttaaaaaaaatcaaactgtaaagagtttctagaactAATCAAGGTTCCAAAACTGAAACACCGGAACCATTAAAAATTTAGCTTGAAGGTCTATGTAAGTATGTGCACCTTCTCGGGACGAAATTGTGCAACAGATATGATTTTTGGAGTTTCCACCGACCTTTCCAAAGGAAGTGCCTGTTTCAGATGTAAACTGGTAAGAAATCACAGATGAATgacactaaaaaatataaaatgcacTATGATTGGTGATGAATAACAAGAAACAGAACCTAAAGTCCTGAAGTATCACAAGGTGGATAAACTCGCTTAATGCAGTTAGGAATACCCCAAAGCTTCTCGATGTGAGACTGAGTCCATGAAGAGTTGACCATTACAAGATGAGCACAAGATCCCACCATTACAAAATGTGTTTGGAAGGACTTGTTAAATAGACTTGTTGTATATACTTGTTGGCATAAATTGTGAGGCAAAAATGTATGAACAAATCCAAGAACAATACTCAGTCTTAATGTTCCCCAAACCCCTAATTCATATATAGATCTAAGCTATTAGGGGGAAATCCTAGTCTTACAATGTTTGTGGCATTTGTTTCAGATACATAACCATCCTTGTCGAGCATGATTGCATCATTGGCATTCGCATTATTCCCTTCTATCTGCATTGGACCACACAAATCATTTTTTTCCCAAGAGATAGTTTAACAAAAATGCATATCTGGCATTAGTCTGAGAAACATAATCTCCACCATAACACAGGAAAATATACAGGTCATATCATCCATCATGGTTTACACCCTTAacccaaacaaaacaaaaatatccAAGCCTAGAGAGAAAGGTCTACTGAAGTTTTCAGGTAAGAAAATCAGAAACTAAATACAGTTGTTATCTTGCGAAATTTGATTAATCAGTTGATGATACTGTCAGAAGCATTTAAAGATAGTAAGCCGACAAATTGAGAATAATACTTGCTCGAATAGCATGAAAGAATGAAAACAACATTCAAATCATAGATCAGATATTAGAACATCATCTACTCTCAGCTTTATcgtaaaatcaaatgaaagtccTGCATTGGACAACCTTTGCCAGTATGTTATTAGAACATATTTTTTATGCTTCATGATTAAAGATTTTGCGTGATCATTCATACACAACAATCAGTGTTCATTTATCAGTGGGTTTGTAATTTGTTTACTACTCTTTGTTTAACACAACTTGCATGGCAGATAGGTAAGACCAAAGTTTTCCTTAGAGCTGGGGTTTATTGAGAAGGAAAAAGACTGGGGATGGAGAAAtgcatttttattgtatttaacaGTAGAGAAGCACCGCACTGCACAATTTCTTAAGGGTGGGGGTGTCGGATTTTcttttaaacataaattatttcgATAGAACAGATTTCATAACTCACATCCTATTATCAGCCCAATATATACATATTACTGCTCATAATATCTCCAACTTTATCAtgattattcaattaaattttttttttaaaataaacaatcgATTCAACTATCAGAAATAAACAACCGATGCTTCTCATGCAATGAAGATGATGATTTATAACCCTCTCTAATCATGCTTCAGAAAAGACAAGCAAATCAGCATGCAAAGCACCCACAATCCAAGGCAAAGAcagaaaactaaaatgaaaagttcatCCATACCTCACGCCAAGATCGAGAGAACCTAATGAAGCAGTGGCTTTCAAACGTGCTGCAACAAATGAAAGGGAAAAAATGATCGACAGAGAAAATCGATAAAGGCAGACGAGGAGAAATTATGAGGACAgaagaggagagggtcgggtagggagggagggtaaaacagagagttGGGAAGGGAAGCCGGACGTAATGTGTAATACGCGATTTGAGAAGGGATTAGAAAAGcagggaatttggggattaggtcgGGATTGTATTACGCACGTAATACctattacagtgaaccaaacacCGGAATAGGAGCGTAATGTAATAGGCGCGTAATCAGGGCGTAATGGATTAGctaatacactgaaccaaacacaCTGTTAATCTTCGAGAATACACAGACAAActcaataaaaataaagaaaagatgaaggttaaagtttctagaaaatttttctatttaattttgagtcaggtttttgtatttttctaagatttatatatatatttggtgaaatctaaaatttatatttaattttactttttgtatttatatttttatacttttttagtTTCTTAACATTTCCATATATATTATTTctcatgtttttataatttttcaaatgaTTCTTTAATAAGATGTATCTACCTAACAttgttacaaaaataataataaaatagttgaCTGAATAAAGTTTAGGTATTAATTCCCTTGAGTGAAGTGTAAGATGTTTTTTTAAGAACAATTTTTAGATTACAGTCCTTTTTCTACATTTTAGATAAGTATCTATTTTGAAGGAAGCTATGATGGAGGCGACCGGTGATAGCTCAGAGGCTGATTGGGTAACCAAAAAAGTAAGATTCAGGGCAAACGAACATGACTGCTGCGGCGTAGACATGGTGGTTGACTTTTCAAAGGGTTCCAGACCATACTTTAAAGATATACCAATCGGACATAGTGCAGAGAAAGATTCTAAGCGTACAAATATCGCTTTTGATGTAGATGAAGATGATATGTTGAAGTTCACGAGGGAGACGTAACTAAATCGGTTGTCAACGGGCTTCCGGCGATCCAGTTTCCAGACAGAATCCACAAGCTTATCAAAGACAGTATGGCAAGCACGATTATTATTAAGCTATTGGACAGCGTATTAGCATTAGTGCGCTCACCAATCAGGCTTATGCTCTATGGAAGTCGTTTCCTTCCTTCAGTCTCATGGACATTGAAAAtggacatttttttttgttaaaaaatttttggATGAACGGTGCGTTTACTTACGAGTAA is part of the Gossypium hirsutum isolate 1008001.06 chromosome D11, Gossypium_hirsutum_v2.1, whole genome shotgun sequence genome and encodes:
- the LOC107912111 gene encoding nuclear transport factor 2 isoform X4; the encoded protein is MAMQEGSPADTHTPSAQVVGNAFVEQYYHILHQSPNLVHRFYQDSSCLSRPDMVGNMATVTTMQAINEKVLSLNYQDYTAEIKTADAQDSFEKGVIVVVTGCLTGKDNIRRKFTQTFFLAPQDKGYFVLNDIFRYIEDNELQNTIPVNGVSERASTSVLTSEPEPSNDHPVEDPLTYPEDEDINNGAEVCDPSDEEEGSVIEEEVVEPQKVLNQNESVVVDDSTPAVLEDAPKKTYASIVNVTTRYARVVPAEQRSNVSAKPAPVAPIVAVPNSDSAPESSNENEEAEGHSIYVRNLPYNATPAQLEEAFKKFGPIKRNGIQVRSNKGFTFGFVKFETPSSVQSALEASPITIGDRQAAVEEKRTSTRVGSSGRARYTSGKGGFRSDSFRGRGNFSGGRGGGYGRNEFRNQGEFSGRSKGSDGRNGDSYQRANQNGRGGRQGVAPKP
- the LOC107912111 gene encoding nuclear transport factor 2 isoform X3, producing MAMQEGSPADTHTPSAQVVGNAFVEQYYHILHQSPNLVHRFYQDSSCLSRPDMVGNMATVTTMQAINEKVLSLNYQDYTAEIKTADAQDSFEKGVIVVVTGCLTGKDNIRRKFTQTFFLAPQDKGYFVLNDIFRYIEDNELQNTIPVNGVSERASTSVLTSEPEPSNDHPVEDPLTYPEDEDINNGAEVCDPSDEEEGSVIEEEVVEPQKVLNQNESVVVDDSTPAVLEDAPKKTYASIVNVTTRYARVVPAEQRSNVSAKPAPVAPIVAVPNSDSAPESSNENEEAEGHSIYVRNLPYNATPAQLEEAFKKFGPIKRNGIQVRSNKQGFTFGFVKFETPSSVQSALEASPITIGDRQAAVEEKRTSTRVGSSGRARYTSGKGGFRSDSFRGRGNFSGGRGGGYGRNEFRNQGEFSGRSKGSDGRNGDSYQRANQNGRGGRQGVAPKP
- the LOC107912111 gene encoding nuclear transport factor 2 isoform X2: MAMQEGSPADTHTPSAQVVGNAFVEQYYHILHQSPNLVHRFYQDSSCLSRPDMVGNMATVTTMQAINEKVLSLNYQDYTAEIKTADAQDSFEKGVIVVVTGCLTGKDNIRRKFTQTFFLAPQDKGYFVLNDIFRYIEDNELQNTIPVNGVSERASTSVLTSEPEPSNDHPVEDPLTYPEDEDINNGAEVCDPSDEEEGSVIEEEVVEPQKVLNQNESVVVDDSTPAVLEDAPKKTYASIVKVMKSNAPPTQVNVTTRYARVVPAEQRSNVSAKPAPVAPIVAVPNSDSAPESSNENEEAEGHSIYVRNLPYNATPAQLEEAFKKFGPIKRNGIQVRSNKGFTFGFVKFETPSSVQSALEASPITIGDRQAAVEEKRTSTRVGSSGRARYTSGKGGFRSDSFRGRGNFSGGRGGGYGRNEFRNQGEFSGRSKGSDGRNGDSYQRANQNGRGGRQGVAPKP
- the LOC107912111 gene encoding nuclear transport factor 2 isoform X1, with the translated sequence MAMQEGSPADTHTPSAQVVGNAFVEQYYHILHQSPNLVHRFYQDSSCLSRPDMVGNMATVTTMQAINEKVLSLNYQDYTAEIKTADAQDSFEKGVIVVVTGCLTGKDNIRRKFTQTFFLAPQDKGYFVLNDIFRYIEDNELQNTIPVNGVSERASTSVLTSEPEPSNDHPVEDPLTYPEDEDINNGAEVCDPSDEEEGSVIEEEVVEPQKVLNQNESVVVDDSTPAVLEDAPKKTYASIVKVMKSNAPPTQVNVTTRYARVVPAEQRSNVSAKPAPVAPIVAVPNSDSAPESSNENEEAEGHSIYVRNLPYNATPAQLEEAFKKFGPIKRNGIQVRSNKQGFTFGFVKFETPSSVQSALEASPITIGDRQAAVEEKRTSTRVGSSGRARYTSGKGGFRSDSFRGRGNFSGGRGGGYGRNEFRNQGEFSGRSKGSDGRNGDSYQRANQNGRGGRQGVAPKP
- the LOC107912110 gene encoding branched-chain-amino-acid aminotransferase-like protein 1; protein product: MQIEGNNANANDAIMLDKDGYVSETNATNIALPLERSVETPKIISVAQFRPEKELQEYMAAGVHGCDFLPVYSLH